DNA from Mustela erminea isolate mMusErm1 chromosome 18, mMusErm1.Pri, whole genome shotgun sequence:
ACAAGCTCACCTTAAGGCTTGTTGGCTGGTCCGCACATCCCGCTCGTGTCTTCCCATCTTCCTTTCGAGTAGGACATTGGGAGCAAGGGGGGTCCTGTGCCCTCGGGCTCTCATCAGCTGGGGTGACCAGCCGGGGACCATGGAGGCGGGGGGCCTGGCTGGGCAAGGAGGCTCTGGAGCCCTGGGTTGGACTGGATCGTGCCGGGctgagggcaggagggagccagCGTTGGCTCAGTCTCCCTAGTGGGTGCCCTTGGAAGCACGGCCCTGGTGAGACACAGAAGACAACAGGCAGATTTGTCCTCCTGTGTGCCGGAATGTTCTGAAGGGGTCCGGTTTGGAAGCGGGAGGGCTGGAGCAGGATGTCCTCTTGCTTCAGATTACAAGCACGTCCACACGTGACTTTGGCTCGTAAGCTCGgcacttccctttccctctgctggggAGCCTGCAGCCGGCCCGGCGGCCCCCTTCAAGGCCGTGGCGCCCGGGCCTTGACCACACACGCTCTGCTTCGTTCCTCTGCTCCGGTTTCACAAACCGTCCGTTCTTTGTTCCGCTCATTCTGCTTCTAACTGCATCTCGTGGAATCTCACAAGGGCTTTTCCTATCCCTTCTGGAACAGGCTGGCGAGGCCTCACTCCCTCCTGTCTACGTCTCTAGTGTGGCGGCCACCGGCGCGGTCTCCGCGTGGAGGTGTCCGATGGCCCCGGGGCCCGGCCTTCCAGGCAGTGACCCCgtctgtgctctgtctctgcaggAGCCTGACGCTCCCTCCAAGTCCAGCAGCTCCTCGTCTTCGTCCACgtcttcctccacctcctctgaCGAAGAAGACGACAGTGATTTAGATGCCAAGAGGGGTCCCCGGGGCCGTGAGACCCACCCGGTGCCTCAGAAGAAGGCCCAGATCTTGGTGGCCAAGCCCGAGTTGAAGGATCCCATCCGGAAGAAGCGAGGCCGCAAGCCCCTGCCTCCGGAGCAGAAGGCGGCCCGAAGACCCGTGAGCCTGGCCAAGGCGCTGAAGGCCGCCCGGAAGGACCTGGGGGCGACGGCCGGCAAGCTGCCCCCTCCGCTCAGCGCCCCCGCGGCCGGCCTGGCTGCCCTGAAGGCCCACGCCAAGGAGGCCTGTGGTGGCCCCAGCGCCATGGCCACCCCGGAGAACCTGGCCAGCCTGATGAAGGGCATGGCCGGCAGTCCCAGCCGGGGTGGCATCAGCTGGCAGAGCTCCATCGTCCACTACATGAACCGAATGAGCCAGAGCCAGGCCCAGGCCGCCAGTAGACTGGCCCTCAAGGCCCAGACCGCCGGCAAGTGCGGCCTCGGGCTGGACCTCAAGGTGAGGACGCAGAAGGGGGGGCTGGGGATTGGCTCCCCAGGAAGCAAAGTCCCAAAGGCCCCCAGCAGTGGGGCCGTGGAGCAGAAAGGGGGCAGCACTGGGGGGCCCCCCTATGTCCACAGTAGCAGCAAGGGCCCTGCAGCGTGCCTGGGCCCCCAGCCCGCACCCACCCAGGAGCTGAGCCTCCAGGTCTTGGACTTACAGAGTGTCAAGAATGGCACAGCGGGGGTGGGCATGGTCGCCCGCCACGCCACAGCCAGCAAGGGTGTCCCTGCCACCAGCCCGGCCGCGGGGAAGAGCGTCGGGGGTGGCCCCGCCGGGGGGAGCGGGGCCGCCATGCCCTCCGACGGCAGCAAGAGTGAGAAGCTGCCCTCCAGGGTGACGGCTCTGCCCACGTCCGCGGGCAAGAGGGACTGTGTGCGGGGCAGCGCGGCCCCTGGCAGTCAGGAGGGCCACACAGCCCCTGGGGAAGGACGCAAGGCAGCCTTGGCGGCCGAGCTGAGCGCCGGGGAGGAGAGCAGCTCTGACTCGGACCCGGGCTCGGCCTCGCCGCCCGGCGCCAAGCAGAACCCATCCGTGTCTGTCCAGACCAGCCAGGACTGGAAGCCCACCCGCAGCCTCATCGAGCACGTTTTCGTCACCGACGTCACTGCCAACCTCATCACGGTCACGGTGAAGGAGTCTCCCACCAGCGTGGGCTTCTTCAGCCTGAGACATTACTGAAGCCCCACCCAGCTCGGGCCCGCCCTTCTCTGGCCTCTGGTTTTGCTTCGATAACAGCCCTGCACCCCCGGGCCCTTTCTGGGGTCGGGGTGGCCTCCTTCCAGGGCAGGCTTGGAGGGActtgccccagccctgcctgtgaTTTCAGGCACGGGAGTACCTTGATGCCTTGCCAAGGCCTGGCCTGGCCCTCGTCCCTACCTCTGGGCCTTCCCACGTGCCTCAAGAAGTCTGCCTCCCGCCTCTCCGGCCGAACGTTCCTCAAGGCCGTCCCCTGTTTGCTGTTGGCACTGCCCGGCCTGTGACGACAGGGTGGGCGTCAGCTTTCCCCTGgatttcggggggggggggcacagctGTTAGAGGAGGGATCCGCTCGGTAGCTCCTGCCCGGTGGTGGGGAAGCGACATGGACTGGGGTGGGGGCAAGGCCTCCGGGGACTGCTCCAGGGCTCAGCTAGGCTCAAGATGGGCCAGGGGGCAGGTAAGGGACATCACCCATCAGGACCCCTGCAGAAAGGTGCCTGACTGCCAAGGACCAGGGGCCTTGTCCCTGCCCCGTGCCAACAGCTCAAGGCTGCAGCCTAAATGTGGAACAGGTGTGGGCTGCATCCCTTGGTGACCTGTA
Protein-coding regions in this window:
- the CBX2 gene encoding chromobox protein homolog 2; this encodes MEELSSVGEQVFAAECILSKRLRKGKLEYLVKWRGWSSKHNSWEPEENILDPRLLLAFQKKEHEKEVQSRKRGKRPRGRPRKHTVVSCSRHSKLKEPDAPSKSSSSSSSSTSSSTSSDEEDDSDLDAKRGPRGRETHPVPQKKAQILVAKPELKDPIRKKRGRKPLPPEQKAARRPVSLAKALKAARKDLGATAGKLPPPLSAPAAGLAALKAHAKEACGGPSAMATPENLASLMKGMAGSPSRGGISWQSSIVHYMNRMSQSQAQAASRLALKAQTAGKCGLGLDLKVRTQKGGLGIGSPGSKVPKAPSSGAVEQKGGSTGGPPYVHSSSKGPAACLGPQPAPTQELSLQVLDLQSVKNGTAGVGMVARHATASKGVPATSPAAGKSVGGGPAGGSGAAMPSDGSKSEKLPSRVTALPTSAGKRDCVRGSAAPGSQEGHTAPGEGRKAALAAELSAGEESSSDSDPGSASPPGAKQNPSVSVQTSQDWKPTRSLIEHVFVTDVTANLITVTVKESPTSVGFFSLRHY